Proteins found in one Lutimonas zeaxanthinifaciens genomic segment:
- a CDS encoding alkaline phosphatase family protein, translated as MHLFSKKSIFLSIVIILVGVQNSYGQSAAKPKLILQITVDQLRADLPGKVMDRVPEGGFKYLYNQGIVYENAHHGHANTETVVGHATLATGADPAKHGMIGNIWFDKKEKRIVYNVEDDQYPLLDENAGVNKSTEIDPTQAAASTDGRSPTAIKSSTFSDELALSSNGKSKIFGVSVKDRGAITMAGHSGKAYWFSKATGRFVTSTYYYDEYPQWVNKWNDLEKYKNFENQSWELSNEINSYIHGEEDDRPFETEFPGYGVVFPHPYGGADNKYFTTFLTLSPAGDELTLDFAKELIVAEKLGEDSTTDYLSVSFSSTDYVGHVFGPSSLEAEDNLLRLDRTLADLIKFVDDRIGLKNVLIVLSADHGGPDAPDRSKAYGVDAGYFDMDSVDTLAINNQMREKFNTNDKLISGYFHPYVYLNHDAVEKNNLDADEVSSNLAKELEKLNGIAFAVTTSDIIEGKVANTDLNNAVLRNYNPRRSGEIYIVMEPNWFVNDFDGLEVACTHGSPWTYDTSVPIIFAGNGIKHKKVYRKVETIDVSLTISNYIHIKIPNAASGNPLFEVLEKK; from the coding sequence ATGCATCTTTTCAGTAAAAAATCCATCTTTCTCTCGATTGTGATTATTTTAGTTGGGGTACAGAACAGTTATGGTCAAAGCGCTGCAAAACCAAAACTGATCTTACAAATAACTGTTGATCAGCTGCGTGCGGATCTCCCCGGAAAAGTTATGGACAGGGTTCCTGAAGGGGGTTTTAAATATTTGTACAATCAAGGTATTGTTTATGAAAATGCACATCATGGTCATGCCAATACTGAAACCGTAGTTGGCCATGCCACGCTTGCAACCGGAGCAGATCCTGCTAAACATGGTATGATAGGCAATATTTGGTTTGATAAAAAAGAAAAGCGAATTGTTTATAACGTAGAGGATGATCAATACCCCTTGCTTGATGAAAACGCAGGAGTCAATAAAAGTACTGAAATAGACCCAACTCAGGCAGCAGCTTCAACTGACGGAAGGTCTCCGACAGCGATAAAGTCTTCAACATTTTCAGATGAACTTGCGTTGAGCTCAAATGGAAAGTCTAAAATTTTTGGAGTATCTGTCAAGGACCGCGGTGCCATAACCATGGCGGGGCATTCAGGTAAGGCTTATTGGTTCAGTAAAGCAACGGGCCGTTTCGTGACAAGTACCTATTATTACGATGAATATCCCCAGTGGGTAAATAAGTGGAATGACCTGGAGAAGTATAAAAACTTTGAGAATCAGAGTTGGGAATTATCCAACGAAATTAACAGTTATATTCACGGAGAAGAGGATGACCGACCTTTTGAAACAGAATTTCCGGGCTATGGTGTTGTTTTTCCTCATCCTTATGGAGGGGCTGACAATAAATATTTTACAACTTTTTTAACCCTAAGCCCTGCCGGTGATGAACTGACACTCGATTTTGCCAAGGAGTTGATCGTAGCTGAGAAATTAGGAGAAGATTCGACAACTGATTATTTATCAGTAAGCTTTTCATCAACAGACTATGTGGGGCATGTTTTTGGCCCATCAAGTCTTGAGGCTGAAGATAACCTCTTAAGATTGGATCGGACCCTGGCAGATCTTATCAAATTTGTCGATGATAGAATCGGCTTAAAGAATGTGCTGATTGTTCTTTCTGCAGACCACGGAGGTCCTGATGCTCCCGATCGTTCTAAGGCTTATGGGGTAGATGCCGGCTATTTTGATATGGATAGCGTGGATACCCTGGCAATAAATAATCAGATGCGGGAAAAGTTTAATACCAATGATAAACTGATTTCCGGGTATTTTCATCCTTATGTTTATCTGAATCATGATGCAGTAGAAAAAAACAATTTAGATGCTGATGAGGTCTCTAGTAATTTGGCTAAGGAGTTGGAAAAACTTAATGGAATTGCATTTGCTGTAACCACATCTGATATTATCGAAGGCAAGGTAGCTAATACTGATCTGAACAATGCTGTATTACGTAATTATAACCCCAGGCGATCTGGTGAGATTTATATCGTTATGGAGCCAAATTGGTTTGTGAATGATTTTGACGGACTAGAGGTGGCATGTACTCATGGATCACCCTGGACCTATGACACTTCCGTTCCGATCATTTTTGCGGGAAACGGTATCAAGCATAAGAAGGTTTACAGAAAGGTTGAAACCATTGATGTTTCATTAACGATATCCAATTATATACACATTAAAATTCCAAATGCCGCCTCCGGAAACCCTTTGTTCGAGGTGTTGGAAAAGAAATAA
- a CDS encoding bestrophin family protein codes for MHTKKNYTALEMMKWTRFETLLFVIIISLWVTAYHFLDLEWLRIPWTPIALIGTAVAFVIGFQNNAAYDRIWEARKIWGGIVNTSRTFAVFVKDMIDNEHKKEPTDPVELENEIKTLTYRHIAWMTALRYSMRAPKQWETSHAHRTNREWGFIPPERISSLEDELRLYISEKDLAYLEDKNNKQTALLYLQSHHLKALKIKGNIWEFSFLELENVIKELFTLQGKSERIKNFPYPRQFATLNHFFMWVFVLLLPMALVPQFADIGIKISDHHPLIGKLFIWFSVPIFTVVSWIFHTMERIGRTGDNPFEGTANDVPISTIARGIEIDLRQNLGESLEEIPDQFPAKYDTQF; via the coding sequence ATGCATACGAAAAAAAATTACACGGCTTTGGAAATGATGAAGTGGACTCGTTTTGAGACACTTCTTTTTGTTATTATTATTAGTTTATGGGTAACGGCTTACCATTTTTTGGATCTGGAATGGTTAAGAATTCCATGGACACCTATTGCGCTAATAGGTACTGCAGTAGCCTTTGTGATCGGTTTTCAAAATAATGCGGCCTATGACAGAATCTGGGAGGCCCGAAAAATTTGGGGAGGAATTGTCAATACTTCCAGGACTTTTGCGGTTTTTGTGAAGGATATGATTGATAATGAGCACAAAAAGGAACCCACAGATCCTGTTGAATTAGAAAATGAAATAAAAACACTTACCTATCGGCACATTGCCTGGATGACAGCGTTAAGATATTCCATGAGGGCCCCAAAGCAATGGGAGACCTCGCATGCACACAGGACAAACAGAGAGTGGGGCTTTATTCCTCCTGAACGAATTTCAAGTCTGGAGGATGAGTTAAGGCTCTATATTTCAGAAAAAGACCTCGCTTATCTCGAAGACAAAAATAATAAGCAAACAGCCTTGTTATACCTCCAATCGCATCATTTAAAGGCATTGAAGATCAAAGGGAATATCTGGGAGTTTTCATTTTTGGAACTGGAAAATGTGATCAAGGAACTCTTTACGCTACAGGGTAAGAGTGAACGAATTAAGAACTTCCCTTATCCGAGACAATTTGCCACCCTGAATCATTTTTTTATGTGGGTCTTTGTTTTACTTCTCCCCATGGCACTTGTACCTCAGTTTGCGGATATTGGGATAAAAATTTCGGACCATCATCCCTTAATTGGAAAATTATTCATTTGGTTTTCTGTTCCCATTTTTACCGTAGTTTCCTGGATATTTCATACCATGGAAAGGATAGGGAGAACCGGAGACAATCCTTTTGAAGGAACGGCCAATGACGTGCCGATATCTACAATTGCCAGGGGCATAGAAATTGATCTGAGACAGAACCTTGGAGAATCTTTGGAAGAAATTCCGGATCAGTTCCCGGCGAAATATGATACACAGTTTTAG
- a CDS encoding class I SAM-dependent methyltransferase translates to MNYIQVNKKLWDQKTEFHYESEFYNVEDFIKNENSLNPIEIDLLGNLTGKSLLHLQCHFGQDSISLNKLGAEVTAVDFSSKAIERARELNNKMEAKVRFIESDVYKLPEVLDQKFDIVYTSYGVLGWLPDMKKWAEIVSNFLKPGGILVLVEFHPVVWMFSDDFKKIEFKYSDKDPIIEEYEGTYADRNADMTGKSICWNHGLSIVMDALIQQKLEIKTFEEFSYSPYDCFENTVEVEKGKYMIKGLEGKIPMIYSVKAVKK, encoded by the coding sequence ATGAACTATATTCAAGTCAATAAAAAACTCTGGGATCAAAAGACCGAGTTTCATTATGAATCCGAGTTTTATAATGTTGAGGATTTTATTAAAAATGAAAATTCCTTGAACCCGATTGAAATTGATTTGCTCGGAAACCTGACCGGAAAAAGTCTTTTACATCTTCAATGCCATTTTGGCCAGGATAGCATTTCTTTAAATAAGTTAGGAGCTGAGGTTACAGCTGTGGATTTTTCTTCAAAGGCCATTGAAAGAGCAAGGGAGTTAAATAATAAAATGGAGGCAAAGGTCCGATTCATTGAAAGCGATGTCTATAAATTACCTGAAGTTCTTGATCAAAAATTTGATATTGTATATACTTCCTACGGGGTGCTGGGCTGGCTCCCTGACATGAAAAAATGGGCTGAAATAGTGAGCAATTTTTTAAAACCGGGCGGGATATTGGTTTTGGTAGAGTTTCATCCCGTGGTATGGATGTTTAGTGATGATTTTAAGAAAATTGAATTCAAATATTCAGACAAAGATCCTATTATTGAAGAATACGAGGGTACCTATGCAGATCGAAATGCGGATATGACGGGTAAATCCATTTGTTGGAACCATGGTTTGAGCATTGTGATGGATGCCTTGATTCAGCAAAAATTGGAGATCAAAACCTTTGAGGAATTTAGTTATTCTCCCTATGATTGTTTTGAGAATACCGTTGAGGTTGAAAAAGGAAAATATATGATTAAGGGTTTGGAGGGGAAAATTCCGATGATTTACTCTGTGAAAGCGGTCAAAAAATAG
- a CDS encoding lactoylglutathione lyase family protein: MSVIKYPRSFSHIGITVPDIEKAVKFYEEVMGWYVIMPPSKVKKESDTAIGQMCIDVFGEDWEEFEISHMSTSDGIGIELFSFPNGKKEAPDFNPFNTGLFHFCVQDPDIEGLTKKIVQHGGKQRMPIREYYPNEKPYKMVYVEDPFGIVFEIYTHSYELTYSSGAYQE, encoded by the coding sequence ATGAGCGTAATTAAATACCCTCGATCATTTTCACATATCGGTATCACAGTTCCTGATATCGAAAAAGCTGTAAAATTTTATGAGGAAGTTATGGGATGGTATGTGATCATGCCGCCCTCAAAAGTCAAAAAAGAGAGTGATACGGCCATCGGGCAGATGTGTATTGATGTTTTTGGAGAAGACTGGGAGGAATTTGAAATTTCTCACATGTCGACTTCTGACGGTATAGGCATTGAGTTATTTTCTTTTCCAAATGGAAAGAAGGAAGCTCCTGATTTTAACCCTTTTAATACGGGATTGTTCCATTTTTGCGTACAAGATCCCGACATTGAAGGCCTAACAAAGAAGATCGTTCAGCATGGAGGAAAGCAAAGAATGCCTATTCGGGAGTATTATCCCAATGAGAAGCCTTATAAAATGGTTTATGTGGAGGATCCTTTTGGAATTGTATTTGAAATTTACACTCATAGTTATGAGCTAACGTATTCATCCGGGGCCTACCAGGAATAA
- a CDS encoding alpha/beta hydrolase, protein MAEQRKIKIGDLEFNCRISGKENEELVVFLHGFPESSIMWTQLMISISESGFFCLAPDMRGYSEGACPKGIKNYDLKNLIKDILDLVDFLGKKKFHLVGHDWGAAIGWNIVYQNKERILSWTALSVPHSRAFGKAIKIDKVQQKKSSYIKWFLLPWLPEVYIRRNDFKMFKRLWKHSDKEEVEEYLRVFRQNKCLTGALNYYRANLGRGKRVPIGTVDTPTLFIWGNKDLAVGSFAAYENDKYVKGDYKFVEVEGGHWLVQTNFIEVEKALKSHLNTYKSLD, encoded by the coding sequence ATGGCGGAACAAAGAAAGATTAAAATTGGGGATCTGGAATTCAATTGCAGGATTTCGGGCAAGGAGAATGAGGAACTTGTGGTTTTTTTACACGGCTTTCCTGAGTCTTCCATAATGTGGACTCAATTAATGATAAGCATTTCCGAGTCAGGCTTTTTTTGTCTTGCGCCAGATATGAGGGGGTATAGCGAAGGGGCCTGTCCAAAGGGGATAAAAAATTACGACTTAAAGAACCTGATAAAGGATATTCTTGACCTTGTTGATTTTTTGGGCAAAAAAAAGTTTCATCTTGTCGGGCATGACTGGGGAGCAGCTATAGGATGGAATATCGTCTATCAGAATAAGGAAAGGATTTTAAGCTGGACTGCTTTGTCGGTGCCCCACAGCAGGGCCTTTGGAAAAGCCATTAAAATAGATAAAGTTCAGCAAAAAAAGAGTTCCTATATCAAATGGTTTCTTTTACCCTGGCTTCCTGAAGTTTATATTCGAAGGAATGATTTTAAAATGTTCAAAAGGTTGTGGAAACATAGCGACAAGGAAGAGGTCGAAGAATACCTAAGGGTATTCAGGCAAAATAAATGTTTGACCGGGGCATTGAATTACTATCGTGCAAATCTGGGCAGAGGCAAGAGGGTGCCCATTGGTACCGTGGATACTCCGACGCTCTTTATTTGGGGGAATAAGGACCTGGCAGTGGGTTCTTTTGCTGCGTATGAAAATGATAAGTATGTAAAGGGAGATTATAAGTTCGTTGAAGTGGAAGGCGGACACTGGCTGGTTCAAACCAATTTCATAGAAGTTGAAAAAGCACTTAAAAGCCATCTTAATACATATAAATCCCTGGATTGA
- a CDS encoding dihydrofolate reductase family protein: MKKRNKVFIASSIDGYIADRAGGIDWLQSVPNPDHDDMGYNSFIKEVDALVMGRNTFETVCGFDIEWPYTKPVYVLSRRLKSVAAKFQDKAELVHGDLREVLECIHAKGHGQLYVDGGGTIQSFLKEGLIDDLILTTIPIVLGGGIPLFSEMDTPLEFDLIETKVYLDQIVQRHYKRKNRN, translated from the coding sequence ATGAAGAAGAGAAACAAGGTATTTATTGCAAGCAGTATTGATGGTTATATAGCGGATAGAGCAGGAGGAATCGACTGGTTACAGTCTGTGCCGAATCCTGATCATGATGATATGGGTTATAATTCATTTATAAAAGAAGTAGATGCTCTTGTCATGGGACGAAATACTTTTGAAACCGTATGTGGATTTGATATTGAATGGCCTTACACCAAACCTGTTTATGTGCTGAGTAGAAGATTAAAGTCGGTAGCAGCTAAGTTTCAGGATAAAGCAGAATTGGTTCATGGAGATTTAAGGGAGGTTTTAGAATGTATTCATGCAAAGGGACACGGGCAATTATATGTTGACGGAGGAGGCACAATACAAAGTTTTTTGAAGGAAGGCCTTATTGATGACCTTATTTTGACCACAATTCCGATTGTTTTAGGAGGGGGGATCCCACTGTTTTCTGAAATGGATACTCCTTTGGAATTTGATCTTATTGAAACAAAAGTCTACCTGGACCAGATTGTTCAACGGCACTATAAGAGAAAAAACCGGAATTAA
- a CDS encoding SDR family NAD(P)-dependent oxidoreductase produces the protein MTDKLILITGGSSGIGKAAAVELHKLGARIILQARDAQKLEQAAKEISPTGERIACYSADLSDRNSVEESANLIVKKVGLPDVVINSAGAGEWLSFKESSPGHYEDTMGSPYLATAFTCKVFYDLMRDRGKGHFIVINSAACYFAFPGATGYIPARWAMLGFSRSLQADLYNTDFKVSMIALGKVKSPYFENNPISEDRIPKVVDWLIPTLSVEASGKIILAVVKNKKPIVNRPRMISVMVFLNRLVPGVFRWVMRKTGHQ, from the coding sequence ATGACAGATAAATTAATTTTAATAACGGGAGGTTCAAGCGGTATTGGTAAGGCAGCTGCCGTTGAATTGCACAAACTTGGAGCAAGAATTATCCTGCAGGCTCGTGATGCTCAGAAACTGGAGCAGGCAGCTAAAGAAATTAGCCCAACAGGAGAACGAATTGCCTGTTATTCTGCAGATTTATCTGATAGAAATTCTGTTGAGGAATCAGCGAATCTTATTGTTAAAAAAGTGGGCCTGCCTGATGTGGTGATCAATAGCGCAGGGGCAGGCGAGTGGCTGTCTTTTAAGGAGTCGTCTCCCGGACATTACGAAGATACTATGGGATCACCGTATTTGGCAACAGCTTTTACCTGTAAAGTGTTTTATGATCTGATGCGCGATCGGGGAAAAGGACATTTTATTGTCATCAATTCTGCTGCATGTTATTTTGCCTTTCCAGGGGCAACAGGTTATATTCCCGCCAGATGGGCCATGCTTGGATTTTCAAGGTCATTACAGGCTGACCTGTACAATACAGATTTTAAGGTGTCTATGATTGCTTTGGGAAAAGTAAAATCTCCATATTTTGAAAATAATCCAATCAGTGAAGACCGTATTCCCAAGGTTGTCGACTGGTTAATACCTACCCTTTCCGTTGAAGCTTCTGGAAAGATTATCTTGGCTGTCGTGAAAAATAAAAAACCCATTGTAAACAGGCCACGAATGATCTCGGTTATGGTTTTTTTAAATCGTTTGGTTCCTGGAGTATTTAGATGGGTCATGCGAAAAACGGGCCATCAATAA
- a CDS encoding glycoside hydrolase family 2 protein gives MRIIKKIIPLFICLCQATLMFSNDLLQNSYLRKGISLNGRWHYIVDVYENGYYNYRWEPHDGSENPGSGAFYLNAKPKDKMDLVEYDFDAAPTMNVPGDWNSQKEKLFYYEGTVWYKKSFTIPDYDSSKRYYLRFGGVNYRADVYVNGKKMGTHKGGFTPFNFEITSVLKAEDNFVVVKVDNKRSKEEVPTLNTDWWNYGGITRDVTIYELSSTFIENYRLQLDKNNDKLISGFIQLNGKQKMNTEVTVSIPELNIKKQFITNGNGFAKVNFVADNLTYWSTENPKLYDVEVKSGTDQVKDRIGFRQIETKGSTILLNGKKVFLKGISIHEENVMRGGRAYSVEDAKILLGWARELGCNFARLAHYPHNEHMSRLADEMGILLWEEIPVYWTIDWNNPETYANAENQLKELIDRDKNRASVIIWSVSNETPLSEERLNFLTRLVRTARTMDESRLISAALEDHGKKDNPNIMVVEDAFAEELDILSFNQYYGWYGGDINNIKNIRWEIDMDKPIIISEFGAGALQGYHADSMTRWSEEFQDLLYRETLPTLARIPQLSGITPWILVDFRSPRRMLIPIQNGWNRKGLISETGNKKKAFYTLKKFYSELDLSD, from the coding sequence ATGCGTATCATAAAAAAAATTATTCCGCTTTTCATTTGTTTATGTCAGGCAACTTTAATGTTTTCTAATGATCTGTTGCAGAACAGTTATTTGAGGAAAGGAATTTCATTAAACGGAAGGTGGCATTATATTGTGGATGTATATGAAAACGGATATTATAATTACCGCTGGGAACCTCACGACGGCAGTGAGAATCCAGGTTCAGGGGCATTTTATTTAAATGCTAAGCCAAAAGATAAAATGGATCTGGTTGAATATGATTTTGATGCAGCTCCAACGATGAATGTACCGGGGGATTGGAATTCTCAGAAGGAAAAACTATTTTACTATGAGGGAACGGTTTGGTATAAAAAGTCTTTCACTATTCCAGATTATGATTCATCGAAGCGCTATTATCTTAGGTTTGGCGGGGTGAATTACAGGGCTGATGTTTATGTCAACGGAAAAAAAATGGGTACACACAAAGGAGGATTTACACCATTTAATTTTGAGATAACAAGTGTTTTAAAGGCGGAAGACAATTTTGTTGTGGTTAAGGTTGATAATAAAAGAAGCAAGGAGGAAGTACCCACTTTGAATACAGATTGGTGGAATTATGGGGGTATAACAAGAGATGTGACCATTTATGAGTTAAGCTCCACATTTATCGAGAATTATCGACTTCAGCTGGATAAAAATAATGATAAACTGATTTCTGGATTTATCCAATTGAACGGGAAACAAAAGATGAATACCGAGGTAACTGTTTCTATTCCCGAACTAAACATAAAGAAGCAATTTATCACTAACGGTAACGGGTTTGCCAAGGTTAATTTTGTTGCAGATAATCTCACATACTGGAGCACGGAGAATCCCAAACTCTATGATGTTGAAGTAAAAAGTGGAACAGATCAAGTTAAGGACCGTATTGGATTCAGGCAGATCGAAACAAAGGGATCAACTATTCTTTTGAACGGCAAGAAGGTCTTTTTGAAAGGAATAAGCATACACGAAGAAAATGTTATGAGAGGGGGAAGGGCTTATTCAGTGGAGGATGCCAAAATACTTTTGGGCTGGGCCAGGGAACTGGGATGCAATTTCGCACGGCTTGCTCACTATCCCCACAACGAACACATGTCACGGCTGGCTGATGAAATGGGGATTTTATTATGGGAAGAGATACCTGTATACTGGACGATAGACTGGAATAATCCGGAAACCTATGCAAATGCTGAAAATCAGCTAAAAGAACTTATCGACAGGGATAAAAATCGGGCCTCGGTGATAATCTGGTCGGTTTCCAACGAGACTCCTTTGTCGGAAGAGCGCCTGAATTTTTTAACGCGCCTGGTCCGAACAGCACGAACCATGGATGAATCAAGATTGATCAGTGCCGCCTTGGAAGACCATGGGAAAAAAGATAATCCAAACATAATGGTTGTGGAGGATGCTTTTGCCGAAGAATTAGACATATTAAGTTTTAACCAATACTATGGATGGTACGGTGGAGATATCAATAACATTAAAAATATTCGATGGGAAATCGATATGGATAAGCCCATTATCATTTCTGAATTCGGGGCTGGGGCTTTGCAAGGTTATCATGCCGATAGCATGACCAGATGGAGTGAGGAATTTCAGGATCTCCTGTACCGGGAGACCTTGCCTACGCTGGCTAGAATCCCTCAACTGAGTGGCATTACACCATGGATTCTTGTGGATTTTAGGTCTCCACGGCGCATGCTGATCCCAATTCAAAACGGATGGAACAGAAAAGGCCTTATCTCTGAGACAGGAAATAAAAAGAAGGCTTTTTATACCTTGAAAAAATTCTATTCAGAATTGGATTTGAGTGACTAA
- a CDS encoding dihydrofolate reductase family protein codes for MKNIRSMGHIVYYVATSLDGYISGPEGDISGFNGTTESDGIMKYFADLKNFDTVIMGRNTYEFGYKFGLKPGERAYPHMEHLIFSNSLQFKSPENAVKVIRPEIETIKDIKGKKGSDIYLCGGGQFAGWLLDHGMIDQLIIKLNPIILSEGIPLFGPSKRKVSLELIESKTYSHGLQLMHYNIKYE; via the coding sequence ATGAAAAACATTAGAAGCATGGGACACATAGTTTATTACGTTGCCACCTCACTTGATGGTTATATATCAGGACCTGAAGGTGATATTTCAGGATTTAACGGAACTACCGAAAGCGACGGTATTATGAAATATTTTGCTGATCTTAAGAATTTTGATACTGTGATCATGGGAAGAAACACCTACGAATTTGGATATAAATTCGGGCTTAAACCGGGGGAGCGTGCATATCCTCATATGGAACATTTAATTTTTTCAAACAGTCTTCAGTTCAAGTCTCCTGAAAATGCAGTGAAAGTAATAAGGCCTGAAATCGAAACTATCAAAGATATTAAAGGTAAGAAGGGTTCGGATATTTATTTGTGCGGAGGTGGTCAATTTGCGGGATGGCTACTGGATCATGGAATGATAGATCAGCTCATTATCAAGTTAAATCCTATTATTCTTTCTGAGGGAATTCCTCTGTTTGGTCCTTCAAAAAGAAAAGTTTCCCTTGAGTTAATCGAATCAAAGACGTACAGTCACGGGCTTCAATTGATGCATTATAATATCAAATACGAATAA
- a CDS encoding aldo/keto reductase produces MKYNTYIKGGIPVSEIGLGAWQLGSSSDWKSMSEKEAIKMVLQSMDYGINFFDTAPNYGFGTSEIRLGKAFKGRDRDKFVINTKFGHTVEGRTNFRSDSIRDSLEGSLKRLDVDYVDSLIIHNPPFDVLDGNKNDHYEVLEKLMDQGKIKAYGASLDNSMEMDLFMRTTNCSVIEAFFNILHQDTANAFEMAQHKEVAIIAKIPLDSGWLSGKYDEKSSFDDIRQRWSREDIGTRAKLVKEIKQIIGKDRDLAQTAIAFCLSYPAISTVIPGNATMDQLRSNVESTQKPISTELVVKLQDFYKREIMDMNLPW; encoded by the coding sequence TTGAAATACAATACTTATATAAAAGGGGGCATCCCGGTTTCAGAAATCGGACTCGGAGCATGGCAATTGGGAAGTAGTTCTGACTGGAAAAGCATGTCTGAAAAGGAGGCGATAAAGATGGTACTTCAATCCATGGATTATGGAATCAATTTTTTTGATACAGCACCAAATTATGGTTTCGGAACCAGTGAGATCAGATTGGGAAAGGCATTCAAGGGTAGAGACCGGGATAAATTTGTGATCAACACAAAATTTGGCCATACTGTTGAGGGAAGAACAAATTTCAGGTCCGATTCCATTCGGGATTCTTTAGAGGGCAGCTTAAAAAGATTAGATGTGGATTATGTTGATTCCTTAATTATCCATAATCCTCCTTTTGATGTCCTTGACGGGAACAAGAATGATCATTATGAGGTACTGGAAAAGCTCATGGATCAGGGAAAAATCAAAGCTTATGGGGCGTCTTTGGATAACAGCATGGAAATGGATCTTTTTATGCGAACTACCAATTGTAGTGTTATTGAAGCATTTTTTAATATTCTGCATCAGGATACGGCAAATGCCTTTGAAATGGCTCAACATAAAGAAGTAGCCATTATTGCAAAAATACCACTGGATTCTGGTTGGCTATCAGGAAAATACGATGAGAAGAGCAGTTTTGATGACATTCGACAAAGGTGGTCGAGAGAGGATATTGGAACAAGAGCTAAATTGGTTAAGGAGATTAAGCAAATAATTGGAAAAGATCGGGATTTAGCCCAGACAGCTATTGCTTTCTGTTTGTCATACCCGGCTATTTCCACGGTTATACCCGGTAATGCCACCATGGATCAGTTAAGAAGTAACGTGGAGAGTACCCAAAAACCAATTTCAACTGAACTTGTGGTCAAACTACAGGATTTCTATAAGCGTGAAATTATGGACATGAATCTTCCCTGGTAA
- a CDS encoding fasciclin domain-containing protein: protein MKKFTTFIALSLFLVFASCNDDNSVEDNQNSYKQFNKPGDLNLAQAATALGLNELLAAVTYVDEDPSTQAGLAAILTSDDVQLTVFAPTDGAFLNLYSVLSAARGETIDEITDIPAPIVLAVLQYHITSGRRGSNSVLPNGRNDKVIQTMFNGATFSVDKDGKITDVGGSSLGELQYDIAIALPNQSASNGMAHGITGVMLPLSAGDIFELWPLP, encoded by the coding sequence ATGAAAAAATTTACAACTTTTATCGCCCTTTCTCTTTTTTTGGTTTTTGCATCGTGTAATGACGACAATTCCGTAGAAGATAATCAGAATTCTTACAAGCAATTTAACAAACCCGGAGATCTCAATCTTGCACAGGCTGCAACAGCACTCGGACTAAATGAACTTCTGGCCGCGGTCACCTATGTAGACGAAGATCCTTCTACTCAAGCAGGACTGGCTGCCATATTGACCAGCGATGATGTTCAATTAACGGTATTTGCGCCCACTGATGGTGCTTTCTTAAATTTATACAGCGTCTTATCAGCAGCTAGAGGTGAAACAATTGATGAAATAACTGATATTCCCGCTCCTATTGTATTAGCCGTACTACAGTATCATATTACCTCTGGACGCCGAGGGTCAAACAGTGTTCTTCCAAATGGCAGGAATGATAAAGTGATTCAGACCATGTTTAATGGAGCAACATTTTCAGTAGATAAGGATGGGAAAATAACTGATGTTGGAGGTAGTTCTTTAGGTGAATTGCAATATGATATTGCAATAGCATTACCAAATCAATCAGCTTCTAATGGAATGGCCCATGGTATCACTGGAGTTATGCTCCCTTTATCAGCTGGTGATATTTTTGAGTTATGGCCACTTCCTTAA